A window of the Streptomyces sp. JB150 genome harbors these coding sequences:
- a CDS encoding APC family permease, translated as MSTVREQQPAAPSGGPALKKALTTPLLYFFILGDVLGAGVYVLVGQVAGEAGGAVWVPLAVALLLALLTAASYAELATKYPRAGGAAHYATRAFGPFAGFLAGFCMLAAGIVSVAALARGFGGDYLSAFVTLPVGLVAVVFLALLALLNARGIKESMRANVVATVIEVGGLLIVVALGAWLLLRGDADPGRLTRLGTPEKGAAAAVLSGSVLAYYSFVGFETSVNVAEETRDPRRSYPRALFGALATAGAVYVLVGIAASAAVPTDRLAASSGPLLEVVKAAGGVPLLLFSAIALVAVANGALLTGIMASRLAFGMARDGLLPAPLARVLPGRRTPWAAIAATTVPAMALALTGSVAVLASTLVLLLLVVFLIVNTAVLVLRRDPGTEPHFRAPAVLPVLGAASCVLLATQIEGRVWLRGLIVLAVGALLGAVAALRRNRDRHRPEPVRP; from the coding sequence ATGTCGACGGTGAGAGAACAGCAGCCCGCGGCCCCCTCGGGCGGCCCGGCGCTCAAGAAGGCCCTGACCACCCCACTGCTGTACTTCTTCATCCTCGGGGACGTCCTGGGCGCCGGGGTGTACGTGCTGGTGGGGCAGGTCGCCGGGGAGGCGGGCGGAGCCGTGTGGGTGCCGCTGGCCGTCGCCCTGCTGCTGGCCCTGCTGACCGCGGCCTCCTACGCCGAGCTGGCCACGAAGTACCCGCGGGCCGGCGGCGCCGCCCACTACGCGACGCGGGCGTTCGGCCCGTTCGCGGGCTTCCTCGCGGGGTTCTGCATGCTCGCCGCCGGGATCGTCTCCGTCGCCGCCCTGGCGCGCGGCTTCGGCGGCGACTACCTCTCGGCCTTCGTGACCCTGCCCGTCGGCCTGGTCGCCGTGGTGTTCCTCGCCCTGCTGGCCCTGCTCAACGCGCGCGGCATCAAGGAGTCGATGCGCGCGAACGTCGTCGCCACCGTCATCGAGGTCGGCGGGCTGCTCATCGTCGTCGCCCTCGGCGCGTGGCTGCTGCTGCGCGGCGACGCGGACCCCGGGCGGCTCACCCGCCTCGGCACCCCGGAGAAGGGCGCGGCCGCCGCCGTGCTCAGCGGCTCCGTCCTCGCGTACTACTCCTTCGTCGGATTCGAGACGTCCGTGAACGTCGCCGAGGAGACCCGCGACCCCCGCCGCTCCTACCCGCGCGCCCTGTTCGGCGCGCTGGCCACCGCCGGGGCCGTCTACGTGCTGGTGGGCATCGCCGCCTCGGCGGCCGTGCCGACGGACCGGCTCGCCGCCTCCAGCGGCCCGCTCCTGGAGGTCGTCAAGGCAGCGGGCGGAGTGCCCCTGCTGCTCTTCAGCGCCATCGCGCTCGTCGCCGTCGCCAACGGCGCCCTGCTCACCGGCATCATGGCGTCCCGCCTCGCCTTCGGCATGGCCCGCGACGGACTGCTGCCCGCGCCCCTGGCCAGGGTGCTGCCCGGCCGCCGCACGCCCTGGGCCGCCATCGCCGCCACCACCGTGCCGGCCATGGCCCTCGCGCTGACCGGCAGCGTCGCCGTCCTGGCGTCGACCCTGGTCCTCCTGCTGCTGGTGGTCTTCCTCATCGTCAACACCGCCGTGCTGGTCCTGCGCCGCGACCCCGGCACGGAACCGCACTTCCGCGCCCCGGCCGTACTGCCCGTGCTCGGCGCGGCCTCCTGCGTCCTGCTCGCCACCCAGATCGAGGGCCGGGTGTGGCTGCGGGGCCTGATCGTCCTCGCCGTCGGCGCGCTGCTCGGCGCGGTGGCGGCGCTGCGGCGCAACCGCGACCGGCACCGGCCCGAGCCGGTACGGCCGTGA
- a CDS encoding helix-turn-helix domain-containing protein: MREETATSRAPQRVAVLVLDGVLPLDLGIPAQVFIGVPGDPYELTLCGRSAGPVPTAAGFAVTVRAGLEVLRDADTVVVPGYAPHLRELPADVLAALAAAHAGGQRLVSICTGAFALAAAGVLDGRKVTTHWKHAGELAARYPKVSVDPRVLYVDEGQVLTSAGVAAGIDLCLHLVRRDLGSRTANEVARTLVSAPHRDGGQAQYIKRPLAPDPYGVTLAPTRAWAMSRLHEPLTVTRLAAHAHMAPRTFARRFVAETGTTPLRWLLAARLDRARELLESTELTVDHIADRCGLGSSANLRLHFRRTLGTTPTAYRAAFAPTSRPHSAQV, translated from the coding sequence ATGCGTGAGGAAACGGCCACCTCCCGTGCGCCGCAGCGGGTGGCGGTACTGGTTCTGGACGGCGTGCTCCCCCTCGACCTGGGCATCCCGGCCCAGGTCTTCATCGGCGTGCCCGGCGACCCGTACGAGCTGACCCTGTGCGGCCGGAGCGCGGGGCCGGTCCCGACGGCGGCCGGGTTCGCCGTGACGGTGCGGGCCGGGCTGGAGGTGCTGCGCGACGCGGACACCGTGGTGGTGCCGGGGTACGCGCCGCACCTGCGCGAGCTTCCGGCGGACGTGCTCGCCGCGCTGGCCGCGGCGCACGCCGGCGGGCAGCGGCTGGTGTCCATCTGCACGGGGGCGTTCGCGCTGGCGGCAGCCGGCGTCCTGGACGGCCGCAAGGTCACCACCCACTGGAAGCACGCCGGTGAACTGGCGGCGCGGTACCCGAAGGTGTCGGTGGACCCTCGCGTGCTCTACGTCGACGAGGGACAGGTGCTGACCTCGGCGGGAGTCGCCGCCGGCATCGACCTGTGCCTGCACCTGGTACGGCGCGACCTCGGCTCCCGGACGGCGAACGAGGTGGCGCGGACCCTGGTCTCCGCTCCCCACCGCGACGGCGGGCAGGCCCAGTACATCAAACGGCCCCTGGCCCCCGATCCGTACGGCGTCACCCTCGCGCCCACCCGTGCGTGGGCGATGTCCCGCCTGCACGAACCCCTGACGGTCACCCGGCTCGCCGCGCACGCCCACATGGCACCGCGGACCTTCGCCCGGCGCTTCGTCGCCGAGACCGGCACGACGCCCCTGCGGTGGCTGCTCGCCGCCCGGCTCGACCGCGCCCGGGAGCTGCTGGAGAGCACGGAACTCACCGTCGACCACATCGCCGACCGGTGCGGTCTGGGCAGCTCCGCGAACCTCCGGCTGCACTTCCGGCGCACCCTCGGCACGACCCCCACCGCCTACCGCGCGGCCTTCGCCCCGACGTCCCGGCCGCACTCGGCCCAGGTCTGA
- a CDS encoding HD domain-containing protein: MTDVTTTAGLPPLPDTPLARRALDLVRETESTATANHSVRSALFARLRADHQGAEPGRDYDPELLFLACVLHDIGLTRAGDRHQRFEVDGADTAAEFLTAQGLPAAGVDAVWEAIALHTSPGIAERRGILCALVHQGTGMDFGWDTDCVDDATGAAIHAAYPRLSMATTLTDEIVAQARHRPEKAPLFSIAAELMRERSTPPHRTRMETMAEAARWGN; encoded by the coding sequence ATGACCGATGTGACGACGACCGCCGGGCTTCCGCCGCTGCCCGACACTCCCCTCGCCCGCCGCGCGCTGGACCTGGTGCGTGAGACGGAGTCCACCGCGACCGCCAACCACAGCGTCCGCAGCGCGCTGTTCGCCCGTCTGCGCGCCGACCACCAGGGGGCCGAGCCGGGGCGTGACTACGATCCGGAGCTGCTGTTCCTGGCCTGCGTCCTGCACGACATCGGCCTGACGCGGGCGGGCGACCGCCACCAGCGGTTCGAGGTCGACGGCGCCGACACGGCCGCGGAGTTCCTCACCGCGCAGGGCCTGCCCGCCGCCGGCGTCGACGCCGTGTGGGAGGCCATCGCGCTGCACACGTCGCCGGGCATCGCCGAGCGCCGCGGCATCCTGTGCGCCCTGGTGCACCAGGGGACCGGCATGGATTTCGGCTGGGACACGGACTGCGTCGACGACGCCACGGGGGCCGCGATCCACGCCGCCTATCCGCGGCTGTCCATGGCCACCACCCTCACCGACGAGATCGTCGCGCAGGCACGGCACCGCCCGGAGAAAGCGCCGCTCTTCTCCATCGCCGCGGAACTGATGCGGGAGCGGTCCACGCCGCCGCACCGAACGCGGATGGAGACGATGGCCGAGGCCGCGCGCTGGGGCAACTGA
- a CDS encoding DJ-1/PfpI family protein yields the protein MNRRTLLHAGTALGAGTLTAGAATRAAAAPAAAPRRGRPLRVHVVMFDGVEELDFCAPYEVFSASGYFADREVEVRYVTLDGPRTVQAAYGTRLRVDHGWAPGEADLLVVPGGGYARREDPGVWAEIRRGALPRALAAATRPGLTVSALCTGVMLLSAAGLTRGRPCTTHHRARADLEQQGGVLKNARVVDDGDLVTAGGVTSGLDLALWLVRRELGADAAVGLEQMLEYEARGTVWTA from the coding sequence ATGAACCGCCGTACTCTCCTGCACGCCGGCACCGCCCTCGGCGCCGGTACGCTGACGGCCGGCGCCGCCACCCGGGCCGCTGCCGCGCCCGCCGCCGCTCCCCGGCGCGGCCGTCCGTTACGCGTGCACGTCGTCATGTTCGACGGCGTGGAGGAACTCGACTTCTGTGCCCCGTACGAGGTGTTCTCCGCCTCCGGCTACTTCGCCGACCGGGAGGTGGAGGTCCGCTATGTGACGCTCGACGGTCCGCGTACCGTCCAGGCCGCCTACGGCACGCGGCTGCGCGTCGACCACGGATGGGCCCCCGGCGAGGCGGACCTCCTCGTCGTCCCCGGCGGCGGCTACGCGCGCCGCGAGGATCCGGGCGTGTGGGCGGAGATCAGGCGCGGCGCCCTGCCCCGGGCCCTGGCCGCCGCGACCCGGCCAGGCCTGACCGTCAGCGCCCTGTGCACGGGTGTGATGCTGCTGTCCGCGGCCGGGCTGACCCGGGGCCGCCCGTGCACCACCCATCACCGGGCGCGGGCCGACCTGGAGCAGCAGGGCGGCGTGCTGAAGAACGCCCGCGTGGTCGACGACGGTGACCTGGTCACCGCGGGAGGGGTGACCTCCGGGCTGGATCTCGCCCTGTGGCTGGTACGCCGCGAACTCGGCGCGGACGCCGCGGTGGGACTGGAGCAGATGCTCGAGTACGAGGCCCGCGGCACGGTGTGGACGGCCTGA
- a CDS encoding beta-lactamase family protein, producing the protein MNRRRLMGTVAAAAGTALIPGRATAAGDGMAARVRPYLDRALAAGAPSAVFGVIRDGRRYVAGAAKDGPAPDGRTVFQLGSIGKTFTATALARAVGAGRVRLDTPLTLPPGFTVPRGKTRHITLRDLATHSSGLPRLPANLLDDADPYNPYAHYTLRDLAAGLPRTALVTEPGSAYAYSNLGFGLLGQALAFDGVDVMLRRRVTAPLRLPDTTTTLRPDMASRKAVGHMEGEAVPDWRDRVLSGAGTSMYSTADDMLRYLSAQLRPERSPLREAIELTQRHHFTDPGTGLRLGLGWHFGTLADGRTVTWHNGGTYGFSTCAVFHRKSGTAALMMVNTFSGDGATSFDALAFDLLAELAGS; encoded by the coding sequence GTGAACCGACGCAGACTGATGGGCACGGTGGCGGCCGCGGCCGGTACGGCACTGATACCGGGCAGGGCCACGGCAGCCGGGGACGGCATGGCGGCGCGGGTGCGCCCCTATCTCGACCGGGCCCTGGCCGCCGGAGCGCCCAGCGCCGTGTTCGGTGTCATCCGCGACGGCCGGCGGTATGTGGCCGGCGCCGCCAAGGACGGCCCCGCCCCCGACGGCCGCACCGTCTTCCAACTCGGCTCGATCGGCAAGACGTTCACCGCCACCGCGCTCGCGCGTGCCGTCGGGGCCGGCAGGGTACGCCTGGACACGCCCCTCACCCTGCCGCCCGGGTTCACCGTCCCGCGCGGGAAGACCCGGCACATCACCCTGCGCGACCTGGCGACCCACTCCTCCGGCCTGCCCCGCCTCCCGGCCAACCTCCTGGACGACGCGGACCCGTACAACCCGTACGCGCACTACACGCTGAGGGACCTGGCCGCCGGGCTGCCCCGGACCGCCCTGGTGACTGAGCCGGGAAGCGCGTACGCCTACTCCAACCTCGGCTTCGGACTGCTCGGCCAGGCCCTCGCCTTCGACGGCGTCGACGTGATGCTGCGGCGCCGGGTGACCGCACCGCTGCGCCTGCCGGACACCACCACGACCCTGCGGCCGGACATGGCCTCCCGCAAGGCCGTCGGCCACATGGAGGGGGAAGCCGTACCCGACTGGCGTGACCGAGTCCTCAGCGGCGCGGGCACCTCGATGTACAGCACCGCCGACGACATGCTCCGCTACCTGAGTGCCCAGCTGCGCCCGGAGCGCTCACCCCTGCGGGAAGCGATCGAGCTGACGCAGCGGCACCACTTCACCGACCCGGGCACAGGGCTGCGGCTCGGACTCGGCTGGCACTTCGGCACCCTGGCCGACGGCCGGACCGTGACCTGGCACAACGGCGGCACCTACGGCTTCAGCACCTGCGCGGTGTTCCACCGGAAGAGCGGGACGGCGGCGCTGATGATGGTGAACACCTTCAGCGGCGACGGCGCGACCTCGTTCGACGCGCTGGCCTTCGACCTGCTGGCCGAACTCGCCGGTTCCTGA
- a CDS encoding winged helix-turn-helix domain-containing protein — protein MAEDSLSERLAALEERVARLEAAPQTRQTSSDEVFWALEGLRERLTGDGQVLFTGAVDLPTGEHYEWQQAAETSGLLDADWSDHAVPYAALGHPVRLTLLRAVLRGTRSAAGLQETAGLNTTGQLYHHLRQLTAAGWLEAGGRGHYQVPAGRVVPLLVLLSAVAPTPTDDSRDDQ, from the coding sequence ATGGCTGAGGACTCCCTGTCCGAGCGGCTTGCCGCGCTCGAGGAACGCGTCGCGCGGCTGGAAGCGGCACCGCAGACACGGCAGACATCTTCCGACGAGGTGTTCTGGGCCCTCGAAGGCCTGCGCGAACGGCTGACCGGGGACGGGCAGGTGCTGTTCACGGGCGCCGTGGACCTGCCCACGGGGGAGCACTACGAGTGGCAGCAGGCCGCGGAGACCAGCGGTCTGCTCGACGCGGACTGGTCGGACCACGCCGTGCCCTACGCCGCGCTCGGGCACCCGGTGCGGCTCACCCTGCTGCGGGCGGTGCTGCGCGGCACCCGCTCCGCGGCCGGCCTGCAGGAGACCGCCGGGCTGAACACCACCGGGCAGCTCTACCACCACCTCAGGCAACTCACCGCCGCCGGCTGGCTGGAGGCCGGGGGGCGTGGCCACTACCAGGTGCCCGCGGGCAGGGTCGTGCCGCTCCTCGTGCTGCTGTCCGCGGTGGCCCCCACGCCGACCGACGACTCGAGGGATGACCAGTGA
- a CDS encoding glycoside hydrolase family 19 protein, which produces MSRRRVSSLLAVLALAGTAPVLLPATNAAAAACSSYPNWVAGKAYNAGDIVRYTDGKAYIAEHANPGYDPVISTWYWEPYACDSGPGTPDARFVVTEAQFNQMFPNRNPFYSYSGLTAALSAYPGFANTGSDTVKKQEAAAFLANVSHETGGLVHVVEQNTANYPHYCDWSQPYGCPAGQAAYYGRGPIQLSWNFNYKAAGDALGIDLLNNPWLVQNDSAVAWKTALWYWNTQSGPGSMTPHNAMVNGAGFGQTIRSINGSLECDGKNPAQVQSRVNNYQRFTQILGVSPGGNLYC; this is translated from the coding sequence GTGTCGAGACGTCGTGTCTCCTCCCTCCTGGCCGTCCTCGCCCTCGCCGGCACCGCACCCGTGCTGCTCCCGGCCACGAACGCCGCCGCCGCGGCGTGCTCCAGCTACCCCAACTGGGTGGCCGGCAAGGCGTACAACGCCGGTGACATCGTCCGCTACACCGACGGCAAGGCGTACATCGCCGAGCACGCCAACCCGGGTTACGACCCGGTCATCAGCACCTGGTACTGGGAGCCGTACGCCTGCGACAGCGGGCCGGGCACGCCCGACGCGCGCTTCGTCGTGACGGAGGCGCAGTTCAACCAGATGTTCCCCAACAGGAACCCCTTCTACAGCTACAGCGGCCTCACGGCGGCCCTGAGCGCCTACCCCGGCTTCGCCAACACCGGCAGCGACACGGTGAAGAAGCAGGAGGCCGCCGCCTTCCTCGCCAACGTCAGCCACGAGACCGGCGGCCTGGTCCACGTCGTGGAGCAGAACACCGCCAACTACCCGCACTACTGCGACTGGAGCCAGCCCTACGGCTGTCCGGCCGGCCAGGCCGCCTACTACGGACGCGGCCCGATCCAGCTGAGCTGGAACTTCAACTACAAGGCGGCGGGCGACGCGCTCGGCATCGACCTGCTCAACAACCCCTGGCTGGTGCAGAACGACTCGGCCGTCGCCTGGAAGACGGCCCTGTGGTACTGGAACACCCAGAGCGGGCCCGGCAGCATGACCCCGCACAACGCCATGGTGAACGGCGCCGGCTTCGGCCAGACCATCCGCAGCATCAACGGCTCCCTGGAGTGCGACGGGAAGAATCCGGCGCAGGTGCAGAGCCGCGTGAACAACTACCAGCGGTTCACGCAGATCCTGGGGGTCAGCCCCGGCGGCAACCTGTACTGCTGA
- a CDS encoding SpoIIE family protein phosphatase, protein MAGPGHTPHRGPRSGTAATAALAGALEAIGTGAYVVDAEGRIITVNSRAEEMLARPAAELAGRDAHDLLHRDAHGQRLPRTQCSMRHAFHTGRAAQGEADHFARGDGTVLPVSWLITPYDLGGDKGTLVVFHTCDHPQETGRRPGAAAASLSELERLALLAETTTRLTSTLNVDEALRRLVTLVVPRLADWVVVDLITERDEVWRALVVHSDGDTLVHREDLQGPMPPIPEESPMPLSKALRGVASAVAGPETYQREPDSGIAVEQRRLFEATGIHSAAIAPIRSTREVLGALTLGRAGHQEKFTTADLPLIEDIARRAGLAVDNARLYERQRKVAETMQNHLLPQMPRVPGLQMTVRYLPAPDASQVGGDWYDAFSLADGATALAIGDVVGHDLEAAAGMAQVRNMLRAYAWALREPPSRIVERLDEAVMHITEVAMATMILARIEETDQGRWKVSWTNAGHPPPLLISHDGLAHYLTDGHGILLGTGSGRPRTDATALLPPGSTLVLYTDGLIEEPGHTLDEGLYRLRRHAAALAHRPLTSFTDQLLRRVRPAANDDDVALLALRTPARP, encoded by the coding sequence ATGGCAGGGCCTGGGCATACGCCCCACAGAGGACCGAGGTCCGGCACGGCAGCCACTGCCGCGCTGGCCGGCGCGCTGGAAGCCATCGGAACCGGCGCCTACGTGGTGGACGCCGAAGGCCGTATCATCACCGTCAACTCCCGCGCCGAGGAGATGCTCGCCCGGCCCGCCGCGGAGCTCGCCGGCCGTGACGCGCACGACCTGCTGCACCGGGACGCCCACGGTCAGCGGCTGCCGAGGACCCAGTGCTCCATGCGGCACGCCTTCCACACCGGACGCGCCGCCCAGGGTGAGGCGGACCACTTCGCGCGCGGAGACGGCACCGTACTGCCCGTCTCCTGGCTGATCACCCCGTACGACCTCGGCGGCGACAAGGGCACGCTCGTCGTCTTCCACACCTGCGACCACCCGCAGGAAACCGGTCGGAGACCGGGCGCGGCGGCCGCGTCGCTGTCGGAGCTGGAACGGCTCGCGCTGCTGGCCGAGACCACCACGCGGCTCACCTCCACCCTGAACGTCGACGAGGCACTGCGCCGGCTGGTGACGCTGGTGGTGCCCCGGCTGGCGGACTGGGTCGTCGTCGATCTGATCACCGAGCGCGACGAGGTGTGGCGGGCGCTCGTCGTCCACTCCGACGGCGACACACTGGTGCACCGCGAGGACCTGCAAGGCCCCATGCCGCCGATTCCGGAGGAGTCCCCGATGCCGCTGTCCAAGGCCCTGCGCGGGGTCGCCTCCGCGGTCGCGGGGCCGGAGACCTACCAGCGGGAGCCGGACTCCGGGATCGCCGTCGAGCAGCGCCGTCTGTTCGAGGCGACCGGCATCCACTCGGCGGCCATCGCCCCCATCCGCAGCACCCGCGAGGTCCTCGGCGCGCTCACCCTGGGCCGCGCCGGGCACCAGGAGAAGTTCACGACCGCCGACCTGCCCCTGATCGAGGACATCGCACGCCGCGCCGGGCTGGCGGTGGACAACGCGCGTCTGTACGAGCGTCAGCGCAAGGTCGCCGAGACCATGCAGAACCACCTGCTGCCCCAGATGCCGCGCGTGCCCGGGCTGCAGATGACGGTCCGCTACCTGCCCGCGCCCGACGCCTCCCAGGTGGGCGGCGACTGGTACGACGCCTTCTCGCTGGCCGACGGCGCCACCGCGCTGGCGATCGGGGACGTCGTGGGCCACGACCTGGAGGCCGCGGCCGGCATGGCCCAGGTGCGCAACATGCTCCGCGCCTACGCCTGGGCGCTGCGGGAGCCGCCCAGCCGGATCGTCGAGCGGCTCGACGAGGCGGTCATGCACATCACCGAGGTCGCCATGGCCACCATGATCCTCGCGCGCATCGAGGAGACGGACCAGGGCCGCTGGAAGGTGTCCTGGACCAACGCCGGCCATCCCCCTCCCCTGCTCATCAGCCACGACGGCCTGGCCCACTACCTCACCGACGGCCACGGCATCCTCCTGGGGACCGGGTCCGGCAGACCGCGCACCGACGCGACGGCCCTGCTGCCGCCCGGATCCACCCTCGTGCTGTACACCGACGGGCTGATCGAAGAACCCGGCCACACCCTGGACGAGGGCCTGTACCGGCTTCGGCGGCACGCCGCCGCCCTCGCCCACCGCCCCCTGACCTCCTTCACCGACCAGTTGCTGCGCCGAGTCCGCCCGGCCGCCAACGACGACGACGTGGCCCTCCTCGCCCTGCGGACACCCGCCCGGCCGTGA
- a CDS encoding cytochrome P450, whose protein sequence is MTTGIEQTRIALDPFVTDLDGESARLREAGPLAAVELPGGVPVWAVTHHAEAKQLLTDPRVVKDINVWGAWQRGEIPADWPLIGLVNPGRSMLTVDGADHRRLRTLVAQALTPRRVEQMRERITHLTRTLLDRLPAGGDVVDLKAEFAYPLPMYVIADLMGIDEARLPRLKVLFEKFFSTQTPPHEVVATLTELATIMAETVAGKRERPGDDLTSALIAASDGGDRLTDEEIVSTLQLMVAAGHETTISLIVNAVVNLSTHPDQRALVLSGAADWSAVIEETLRYSTPTSHVLIRFATEDIPVGDRVLPAGDALIVSYGAIGRDERAHGPTAGRFDITRTPATRHISFGHGPHVCPGAALSRLEAGVALPALYERFPALDLAVPAAELRNKPVVTQNDLYELPVRLTGK, encoded by the coding sequence ATGACCACCGGCATTGAACAGACACGGATCGCCCTCGACCCCTTCGTCACCGACCTCGACGGCGAGAGCGCGCGGCTGCGCGAGGCGGGCCCGCTCGCCGCGGTCGAGCTGCCCGGGGGCGTGCCGGTGTGGGCCGTCACCCACCACGCCGAGGCCAAGCAGCTGCTGACCGATCCCCGCGTCGTGAAGGACATCAACGTCTGGGGAGCCTGGCAGCGCGGCGAGATCCCCGCCGACTGGCCGCTGATCGGGCTGGTCAACCCCGGCCGGTCGATGCTCACCGTGGACGGCGCCGACCACCGCCGTCTGCGCACCCTGGTCGCCCAGGCACTGACCCCGCGCCGCGTGGAACAGATGCGGGAGCGCATCACCCACCTCACCCGGACCCTGCTGGACCGGCTGCCGGCGGGCGGTGACGTGGTCGACCTCAAGGCCGAGTTCGCGTACCCGCTGCCGATGTACGTGATCGCCGACCTGATGGGCATCGACGAGGCCCGGCTGCCCCGGCTGAAGGTGCTGTTCGAGAAGTTCTTCTCCACGCAGACCCCGCCGCACGAGGTCGTCGCCACCCTCACCGAACTGGCCACGATCATGGCCGAGACGGTCGCCGGCAAACGGGAACGGCCGGGCGACGACCTCACCAGCGCGCTGATCGCCGCGTCCGACGGCGGTGACCGGCTCACCGACGAGGAGATCGTCTCCACCCTGCAGCTGATGGTCGCCGCCGGGCACGAGACGACCATCTCCCTGATCGTGAACGCGGTGGTCAACCTGTCCACCCACCCCGACCAGCGCGCCCTGGTGCTGTCGGGCGCGGCGGACTGGTCCGCGGTGATCGAGGAGACCCTGCGCTACTCGACCCCCACCTCGCACGTCCTCATCCGCTTCGCCACCGAGGACATCCCGGTCGGTGACCGCGTCCTGCCCGCCGGTGACGCGCTCATCGTCTCCTACGGCGCCATCGGCCGTGACGAGCGGGCCCACGGGCCCACCGCCGGACGGTTCGACATCACCCGGACCCCCGCCACCCGGCACATCTCCTTCGGCCACGGCCCCCACGTCTGCCCCGGCGCCGCGCTGTCCCGGCTGGAGGCCGGGGTGGCCCTCCCCGCCCTGTACGAGCGCTTCCCCGCCCTCGACCTCGCCGTCCCCGCTGCCGAACTCAGGAACAAGCCCGTGGTCACCCAGAACGACCTGTACGAACTCCCCGTGCGCCTGACCGGCAAGTAG
- a CDS encoding cytochrome P450 — translation MNTTPVPLGGPRFQTDPAGLYREMRRDHGPVVPVLLDGDIPAWLVVGYRELHQVTGDPVLFSRDSDLWNQWENIPDDWPLLPMIGRKQPSILYTVGERHRQRAAMISDALEAVDPFELRGHCERFADELIDAVCAKGEADLVADYAMLLPVRVLARLYGFSEEEGPALVTALNDMIDGRERAIAGQQHLAASMAALLAARKAAPDRDVVSRMLADSSGFTEEEIAQDLMVMMAAGHQPTADWIGNSLRLMLTDARFAASLFGGRNSVAEAMSEVLWEDTPTQNVAGRWASRDTRLGGRPVRAGDLLLLGLQGANDDPQVRTHGAALTGGNHAHFSFGHGEHRCPFPAQEIAEVIARTAIEVVLDRLPDIDLAVPADALTRRPSPWLRGLTALPVRFTPTPALGGTPYDHRH, via the coding sequence GTGAACACCACCCCCGTCCCCCTGGGCGGGCCCCGGTTCCAGACCGATCCGGCCGGGCTGTACCGGGAGATGCGCCGCGATCACGGCCCGGTCGTGCCGGTGCTGCTCGACGGTGACATCCCGGCCTGGCTCGTCGTCGGCTACCGGGAACTGCACCAGGTCACCGGCGACCCGGTGCTCTTCAGCCGCGACTCCGACCTGTGGAACCAGTGGGAGAACATCCCCGACGACTGGCCGCTGCTGCCCATGATCGGCCGCAAGCAGCCGTCCATCCTCTACACCGTCGGGGAACGGCACCGGCAGCGCGCCGCGATGATCAGCGACGCCCTGGAAGCCGTCGATCCGTTCGAACTGCGCGGCCACTGCGAGCGGTTCGCGGACGAACTGATCGACGCGGTGTGCGCCAAGGGGGAGGCGGACCTGGTCGCCGACTACGCCATGCTGCTGCCGGTACGCGTGCTCGCCCGGCTCTACGGCTTCTCCGAGGAGGAGGGGCCCGCGCTGGTCACCGCGCTGAACGACATGATCGACGGCCGGGAGCGGGCGATCGCGGGCCAGCAGCACCTGGCCGCCTCCATGGCCGCCCTGCTGGCCGCGCGCAAGGCCGCACCCGACCGCGACGTCGTCTCCCGGATGCTCGCCGACAGCAGCGGTTTCACCGAGGAGGAGATCGCCCAGGACCTCATGGTGATGATGGCGGCCGGCCATCAGCCGACCGCCGACTGGATCGGCAACTCCCTGCGGCTGATGCTCACCGACGCCCGGTTCGCCGCGTCGCTGTTCGGCGGCCGCAACAGTGTCGCCGAGGCGATGAGCGAAGTCCTGTGGGAGGACACCCCCACCCAGAACGTGGCCGGCCGCTGGGCGTCCCGCGACACCCGGCTCGGCGGGCGCCCCGTCCGCGCCGGCGACCTGCTGCTGCTCGGACTGCAGGGCGCCAACGACGACCCGCAGGTGCGCACCCACGGTGCCGCGCTCACGGGCGGCAACCACGCCCACTTCTCGTTCGGCCACGGCGAGCACCGGTGCCCCTTCCCCGCCCAGGAGATCGCCGAGGTCATCGCCCGTACCGCCATCGAGGTCGTCCTGGACCGGCTGCCGGACATCGATTTGGCGGTACCCGCCGACGCCCTGACCCGCCGCCCCTCGCCCTGGCTGCGCGGACTCACGGCCCTGCCCGTGCGGTTCACCCCGACCCCTGCCCTTGGAGGCACGCCGTATGACCACCGGCATTGA